GCTGGGTGAAGACGAGGGTGTTCGGCATCGCGCTGGTGTTGTTGCCCCCCGTGCCGTTCGTCGCGTTGGTCGCGTTCCCCGCCTGCGCGCCCGACGCGGCGGAAGCGTTCGTTCCGTTCGTCGCGTTGCCGGACGTGGCGTTACCGCCAGTCGCGTTCCCGGCCGTCGTGTTGTTCGTCGCCCCGGCGGTGGTGTTCCCGCCGGCGGAGGCGTTCGTCCCGTTCGTCGCGTTGCCGGACGTGGCGTTTCCACCCGTCTCGTTTCCGGCCGACGTGGGCGCGGTGGCCGGATCGGGGGCCATGCCGATCGTGACGAGGTACGACGAGTTGTTGAACTGGACGGTCGTGTTGTTCTCGAGCGTCTCCGACTGGAGCGCGTCGTTCTTGGTGTAGACGAGGGTGCCGGACCAGGTCGGCTCGCCGCCGCCACCGCCGCCGTGGCCGCCGCCGCTACTGGAGGCCTCCTCCAGGCTGACTTCCGAGAGGTTGTACTCCTGCCCGTCGATCGTGAAGTTATTGCCGGGCTGGTACGCCTGTCCCTTCACCTCGATCTCCGGCTCCTGCGCCACCGTGATGACGGAGTAGGCGCTCGCGCCGATGACGAGGAAGAAGACGAACAGAACCGCGGCCGCTCGACGTTGCATACAGGAGCCGACGGAATCCCCGCGTATAACGATTACTTTCCCGTGGCGAACGGACGATCCACACGACGGACCAGGGGCGATCGGCGGCGGAGACGGTCGTAGATGCCCCGTCCCCGTGAGAACGTCGCCAACACCGCCGGAATCACCGATCCGCGGTGCCTCTCAGTATCCGAGCGCCTCGCGGACGAGCACGAGGGTCGTCCGTCCCGCCTCGAGTTCGCGGCGGTAGACGAGTTGCTTGGCGATGGCGCTCCCCACGCCGTAGGCGTCCTGCGCGCGGGCGTCCTCGAGCGGGTAGGCGACGTCCTCCAGACGGTCGAACGCCGCGTCGAGGTCGGGGACGATCTTGTTCGCGCCGCTGACCAGCACGAGGTTCGCCGCGGCGAAGGGGTACGCCCCGATGCGGCTACCCGAGGCGTCGGCGGCGACGAGTTCGCCGGTCCGCGCGATGGCGTTGACGCTCCCGAGGAAGTAGTCCGCCGTCTGCGCCCGGCGGCGCGCGGCGGCCCGCTCCCCCTCGTCCTCGACGGCGAACACCTGCGCGTGGAGGTCCTCCCAGTCGTGGTCGCCCGCGGCGAGGTAATCCGTGAAGCCGATCTCCTCCAGCGTCGTCGAGTGCCCGTGCATCACGGAGACTCCCGCCGGGAGCAGATCGACGACGGCGTCGAGCGCCTCGTCGCCGGAATCCACGACGACGACATCGAATCCGCGCGCTTCGAGGTTCTCGACCGCCTCGGCCAGTTCGTCGTCGGTCGGGAGGTCGTCGAGCGATTCGTCGATCGCGACGTCTTCGTAGTCTTCTTTGGTCTGCGACATGGTGTATCCAGGTCTGCGTGGGCGCGCGAGAGCGTCGCCACTCACCGCTACCGAACGCGGACGAGGCGACGGCGAGGCGCGCCGTCGACGGACGTGCGGACGGAACCCGCATAAGTGCTCGCGGACGCCGACGTCAGCAGGTGACGCGACCGTTACCGGCGAGACTCCTCGCTTCGAATGGAGTTAGCACTGATCGTTGCTACACGGAGTACAAAAGTTACATTCTCGTGCGATCTTCACGTCCGGCCGGTCGAAAGAGAGCCAAGGGCCGGATTTGAACCGGAGGAACTCGTTACACTCGTTCCAGGGTTCAACCCCTCGTATGGTGCACAGATCCCGAACCGCTGTTCGGGATCAGAAGAAGCCAAGGGCCGGATTTGAACCGGCGTGATCACGCTCTGCAGGCGTGTGCGTAAGGCCAGACTCTGCCACCTTGGCACGCAGACGTCTCTACCGGGAGGACGTGAATAAGCGTAGCGGTCTGGAGCGACCGCTCACGGGAAGTCGAATATAGGGTATGAATGGAAAGGCGGCGAACCACCAGTTGCGGGCGTCGACAGTCCGCTCACCGATTCCACCGGGACGAACCCTGCGTGTACTACGGTTCACGGACCTCGGCCCGTACTTGGAGCCTCTTGCGAGACAGTTTTCCCAGAGGCTCTCGCACTCCAGTACTCGCTGGAACGCAGGCGGGCTTATCTTCCGTGTTCGGGATGGGTACGGGAGTTGCCCCGCCGCTATGGCCGCCTTAACGCCGATTCGTGGAATCGAACCACGCTAAGGACCACTATCGGTCAGATGTACGTGCGATCCAGTTAACGCCTGGACCCGTTCACGGGACCAGTGCGATGAATGTGTGGCTTCGACCTGTTAGTTCTCGCGGGCTGAACACCTCGTTACCTCGGTGCGTACACCCCGAGTCTATCGAACTCGTCTTCTACGAGTGGTCTCGGCGGTACCTCTTTTCCATGCGGGTTTCGAGCTTAGATGCGTTCAGCTCTTACCCCTCGTCGCGTAGCTGCCCGGCACGTGCCCTCTCGGACAACCGGTACACCAGTGGCGACCATTCGTAGTTCCTCTCGTACTATACGAACGTTCACGTCAGGTACCATACACCCCCAATAGATAGCAGCCGACCTGTCTCACGACGGTCTAAACCCAGCTCACGACCTCCTTTAATAGGCGAACAACCTCACCCTTGCCCGATGCTGCCCGGGCAGGATGGAGGGAACCGACATCGAGGTAGCAAGCCACCGGGTCGATATGTGCTCTTGCCGGTGACGACTCTGTTATCCCTAAGGTAGCTTTTCTGTCATCTATGGCCCGCATCGGGCGGGCTCATAGGTTCGCTAGACCACGCTTTCGCGTCAGCGTCCCTCGTTAGGCAGGACACTGTCAGGCCATCTTATGCTCTTGCACTCTTCTCCGGATTTCTGACCCGGATGAGATGGCCATAGGGCGCGCTCGATATCTTTTCGAGCGCGTACCGCCCCAGTCAAACTGCCCGGCTATCGGTGTCCTCCTCCCGGAGTGAGGGTCACAGTCACTAACGGGTAGTATTTCACTGATGCCTCGGTGGCCCGCTAGCGCGGGTACCTGTGTAACGGCTCCTACCTATGCTGCACATTAGCGACCATGTCCCAGCGACAGCCTGCAGTAAAGCTCTATAGGGTCTTCGCTTCCCCTTGGGGGTCTCCAGACTCCGCACTGGAACGTACAGTTCACCGGGCCCAACGTTGGGACAGTGACGCTCTCGTTGATCCATTCATGCAAGCCGCTACTGAAGCGGCAAGGTACTACGCTACCTTAAGAGGGTCATAGTTACCCCCGCCGTTGACGGGTCCTTCGTCCCATTGTACTGGGTGTTCAGATACCCGCACTGGGCAGGATTCAGTGACCGTACGAGTCCTTACGGATTTGCGGTCACCTATGTTGTTACTAGACAGTCGGAGCGTCCTGGTCTCTGCGACCTGCCCCTTTCCGGGGCAGGCATCCCTTATCGCGAACTTACGGGACCAATTTGCCGAATTCCCTAACGTCGGTTGCTCCCGACAGGCCTTGGCTTTCTCCGCCATGGACACCTGTGTCGGTTCTTGGTACGAGCACCGTACTTGCCTTTTCACGGGCTCTAGGTTGACCTGAGTTTCCCTGTCCCGCCGTTCACCCGCTTCGTGCCATTACGGCTTCCACGGGCTTTGACGGTTCGACCGGGCGAGAGCCCGGCTCAGGTGACCCCAAAGCGTCGGCGTTCGATGTACGGTGGCACTGGAATATTAACCAGTTTCCCTTTTGTGCTGCTCGAATTACGACAGCACTTAGGATCGGCTAACCCTCAGCTGACAAACATTGCTGAGGAACCCTTGTCCGTTCGGCCGTCGGGATTCTAACCCGACTATCGCTGCTACTATGGCCAGGATTTTCGTCACCGGTCGGTCCACACGAACTCTCGCCCGTGCTTCCACCCGACCGGAGCGCCAACCTACGGGAACACGCTGTGAGGCGTGCCGCCGGGTCTCGGTGGTGGACTTGAGCCCCGATCATTTTGGGCGCCCCGAACCTCGGCCGGTAAGCTGTTACGCTTTTCTTAGAGGGTAGCTGCTTCTAAGCTCACCTCCCGGCTGTCTAGGGCTCGGGACCACCTTTAAATCGCACTTAGTCCACACTTGGGGACCTTAACCCAGCTCTGGGTTGTCTCCCTCACGGTGCACAAGCTTACCCCGCACACCGGACTCCCTGCGTCCACGGCGTTCGTAGGTTCGGAGTTTGACAGGGGCGCCGACTCCTCTCGGAGGCGGACACCCCAATCGGTCGCTCTACCCCACGAACTACCTCGGCAGAGGTCATGCTTCGACATGTTTCGGTTGGAACCAGCTGTTACCGAGCTCGATGGGCCTTTCACCCCTACACGCGGGTCACGGGAGGGTATTGTAGGACACCAACCCTAACGGGCCTCCACATGGCTTTCGCCATGCTTCGCCCTGCCCTCGTGTAGATCGCTCGGATTCGGGTCGTGCCCGTTTGACTCCCCGCGCTTGAACACGGCGGCCCTGGCATCGAAGATGCTGCGGCCCTGTCGGTTTCCCTACGCCTCCCCCGATACTCGGGTTAGACTCGTCAAACAGGCACACTCCCTGGCTCGTTTTTCAAAACGCACGACGGAACACCGGCTCCGGCTGCTTCCTACTGCGGGGTCGCCCCCGGGTCGTTTCGCAGACGGCCTTTCGTGCCCCGTCGCTCCATCGCCACGTGATTTCAGGCCCTATTGCACCTCCCTTTTCGGGGTGCTTTTCAGCGTTCGCTCACGCTACTTGTTCGCTATCGGTCTCAAGTTGTGTTTAGTCTTGGCAGTCGATGCCTGCCAGGTTCGCGAGGGATTTCCAACCCCCGCTACTCGGGAACAGACCCACGACCGCACGTCTGCGATACGGGGTTGTCACCCTGTATCACGCTCCATTCCAGAAGACTTCTCGCAGACGGTTGGCCGATTACGGTCTGTCCGAACACCACATTGCCAACGAGGTCGAAGACCTCGCAGGCTTCGGTTTGGACTACGTCGCGTTCACTCGCCGTTACTAACGACATCCCATTCGGTTTCTTTTCCTGTCCGTACTGAGATGTTTCAGTTCCGGACGTTCCCCATTGCGCAAGGCAATTGCTGTGGAGATTCCCATTCGGAGATCCTGAGTTCTTCGCCTCCGTGCGGCTCCCTCAGGCTTATCGCAGCTTGGCACGTCCTTCGTCGGCACTTGAGCCGAGCCATTCACCACGTGGCACAGTAGCCACGAATGATATTGATTGCTCTGGACCTCGATGAACGGGTCCAGTGAGCGCCTGGATCGCACGTACACACGGTCTTCATCTGCGCGCCCGCTGGTGACGGGCGGCATCGACCCTTCCCATCCTCGTTTACACGGGATGGTGCATCTGTCTTCATCGGAACGAGCGCCGGATGCCACTTAAGGAACCCGGTTTCGTCCCGCGAATATGGACCCACTGGGATTCGAACCCAGGGCATCCTCCTTGCAAAGGAGGCACTCTCCCACTGAGCTATGGGCCCTACCTGTTAGCCTCGGTAGTTCTGAAGTGCTCGGTCGGCCAGGTGCCGACACCCGAGCCCAAGGTGGGCCGGACGTTCCGTCCGGTCCCGGTCTGTGGAGGTGATCCAGCCGCAGATTCCCCTACGGCTACCTTGTTACGACTTAAGCCCCCTTGCAGAGCCCAGATTCGACCACCGTTCGGTGGCCTCATCCGGACCCCACTCGGGTGCTTTGACGGGCGGTGTGTGCAAGGAGCAGGGACGTATTCACCGCGCGCTTCTGACACGCGATTACTACCGAATCCAACTTCATGCGGGCGAGTTTCAGCCCGCAATCCGAACTACGATCGGGTTTAGGAGATTAGCGTCCCCTTTCGGGGTAGCGTCCCATTGTCCCGACCATTGTAGCCCGCGTGTTGCCCAGCTCATTCGGGGCATACTGACCTACCGTTGCCCGTTCCTTCCTCCGCTTTGGCAGCGGCAGTCCCCCTAGTGTACCCAGCCATCGCGAGATGCTGCTGGCAACTAGAGGTGCGGGTCTCGCTCGTTGCCTGACTTAACAGGACGCCTCACGGTACGAGCTGACGGCGGCCATGCACCTCCTCTCAGTAGCTCGAGTAAGGTCATCAACCTGACCGTCACGACTACTGTCGGAGCTGGTGAGATGTCCGGCGTTGAGTCCAATTAAACCGCAGGCTCCTCCGGTTGTAGTGCTCCCCCGCCAATTCCTTTAAGTTTCATCCTTGCGGACGTACTTCCCAGGCGGCTCGCTTCACGGCTTCCCTACGGCACAACGCAGGCTCGTAGCCTGCGTCACACCTAGCGAGCATCGTTTACGGCTAGGACTACCCGGGTATCTAATCCGGTTCGAGACCCTAGCTTTCGTCCCTCACCGTCGGATCCGTTCTTCTGAGGCGCTTTCGCCACCGATGGTCCGTCCAGGATTACAGGATTTCACTCCTACCCCAGACGTACCCCTCAGATCTCCCGGTCCCAAGCCAGACGGTTTCCGCCGGACGCCCACTCGTTGAGCGAGTGGATTTCCCGACGGACCTGACTGGCCGGCTACGGACGCTTTAGGCCCAATAAAATCGGTCATCACTCGAGCTGCCGGTATTACCGCGGCGGCTGGCACCGGTCTTGCCCAGCTCTTATTCGTGTACCACCTTACGGTACACAAAAGCGAGGACTGTATGCCCTCGCACTCGGAATCCCCCTATCGCACTGTCGTGCAGTGTAAAGGTTTCGCGCCTGCTGCGCCCCGTAGGGCCCGGACTCTTGTCTCAGAGTCCGTCTCCGGGCTCTAGCTCTCACTACCCGTACCGATTATCGGCATGGTGGGCCATTACCCCACCATCTACCTAATCGGCCGCAGCCACATCCTATGGCGCCGGAGCGTTTCACGCTCCCCGCGTTCCAGCGTGGGAGCACTATCCCGGATTAGCCTCAGTTTCCCGAGAGTATCCAGGTCCATAGGGTAGTTTGGCCACGTGTTACTGAGCCGTTCGCCACGAATCTAATTCGTGCGACTCGCATGGCTAAATCGGATTCCGATAGCAATGACCTCCGGCAGGATCAACCGGAATGTTCTCCCCCGAAGGGGAGGGTTGGGCGGGATGCATACGAATATGCATATACGCTATCGGGTGTCGGCGACAATCGGACCGACCGAGTGTCACCGAACTACCAAGGCTAACATCAGATTCCATCGTATACGGCGGACCGCAGGGGTGGAATCCTCATTTCCTTCGGATCCTATCGTAGGCCATTCGAGGGTATAAACCCTTCGAACTCCCTCCGACGGATCGCGACTGTGGGACGGATCTAACGTCCCACACTCACTGTGTGTCTGCATACATTCCGAGACACCCTTAGTACATAAGGGCGTCGGTCCCAGTCTGGTACCGAAATCGCATTCCGGCACCGCCTTGGGCGTATCAGATCCGAACACCCTTAGACATATAAGGGCTTCGGAGTCGGGTCGTCCCCGGCCGGGTCGATCCCGGCGGAGGACGTCCCGCGCTTCTTCGCATTCTATTCGAGTCGAGCCGACCACTTAAGGCCGTCGAACCATCGGCGCTCCGTCACGCGATTTCATGGGAGACCGTTCACACGGTACTGTTCTCTCACGGTATCGACCACTCACGGTACGGGGACGCACGAAGACGCGCCTCCGATCAGCCGTCCGTCGGAAGCCGGTACTCGACCATCGGCCCGTCGGTGGAGCGGCACAGAGAGCAGTAGTACGCGTAAGTAGTACGGATAGACGGTGTGGCGCGGTTGGAGATCGACGCGTCATCCCACGCGCGTGCGTGCGGTCCGGTCGGGTGAGTACCGCGCACGGTCGCCTACGCGTGCCCAAAGTAAGTACTGTCCGGCTCGTCTCGGCGTCCTCGACCTCCACAAAGAATCCGTCGACCGCGCTCAGATCTCTTCTAAGTGCTCGATTCCCTTCTTCGCGACGTTCGCCTTCGTGATGCGGTCGGGCATCCAGTCCGGCTTGTCGTCGGGAGCGCTCTCCTTCCAGGCCCAGCCCTCGTAGTGGTGGACTTTCTTCGTTCCCTTCTCCCGGAGCCTGAGTTCGACGCGGTCGGCCTCCCCCTCGCTTCCGGCGGGGTCGAGCCGTCGAGCCGCTTTCAGGGCCGCCTGGCGCGGCGTGCGTCCGGAGAAGACGCTCGATTCGTTACCGCTCGTGTCGCGAAGCGCGAAGTTCCGCTTCCCATCATCGCTACGTGCCATGGTTTCGAACCTCCATGCGAAAGCAAAACATGACCACATATAACTATATCCCCGAAATCGAGAGACTACGCCCGATATGTTTATATACAAACAACGCGGGGTAGTAACGGATCGGCGAGCGATCGACGGGTCCGGGAGGGCGAGCACGCCAAACTTAAGTATCGCGTACGGCGAAGGGTGGTGTAAGATACCGCGATGGTGCGAAAGAAGAAGCTCAGCCCCAGTGGTGCCAAAGACGAAAACGGCGAATACCACAACGTGCACCTGAACCTGCACGAGGACGAGCTGACGGTCGCCGGCATGGAGATCGGCGACGAGGTGTTCGTCCGCGTGCGTGACAACAAGATCATCATCCAGAAGGCGGACGCGGACGAGGAGATCGAACACGAGTTCTGAGCAGTGCGACTCTACGACGCCGCGAAGCCGCTGTTGTTTCGGCTTCCCGCGGAAACGGCACACGGGGCAGTCCACGCGGTGCTTCGCGCCGGTCAGGGGACGCCCGTCGCGGCGGCGGTCGGACGGCGACTGACCGTCGACGACGAGCGCCTCCGGACCGCCGCCTTCGGGCTCGACTTTCCCAACCCCGTTGGCGTCGCCGCCGGGTTCGACAAGAACGCGGAGGTCCCGCGCGCGCTCGCGAACCTCGGCTTCGGACACGTCGAGGTCGGCGGCGTCACGGCGAAGGGGCAACCGGGCAATCCGCGCCCCCGACTGTTTCGCCTCCCGGAGGACCGCGCGCTGATAAACCGCATGGGCTTCAACAACGACGGCGCGGACGTCGTCGGCCCGCGGCTCGCGCGCACCGACGCGCCGGTTCCCGTCGGCGTGAACGTCGGCAAGTCGAAGGTCACGCCCCTCCCCGAGGCGGCGGCGGACTACCGCTACACCTACGAGCGGTGCGCCGACGGCGGCGACTACTTCGTCGTGAACGTCTCCAGCCCGAACACGCCCGGCCTCCGGGAGCTACAGAACCGCGAGCACCTCGAACGCATCGTCGCCTCGCTCGTGGACGCGGGCGCGTCGCCGCTCCTCGTGAAGCTCTCGCCCGATCTCACCGACGACGCCGTCGAGGAGGCCCTCGCGGTGGTCGAGGACTTCGACCTCGACGGCGTCATCGCGACCAACACCACGACCGAGCGGCCCGCCTCCCTGCGCGGCGTCCACCGCGCCGAGACGGGCGGCCTCTCCGGGAAGCCCATCGAGGAGCGCGCGACCCGCGCGGTGCGCTTCGTCGCCGAGCGCACCGACGTCCCCGTCGTCGGCGTCGGCGGAGTCTCTGACGCCGCGGGCGCGTACGCGAAGATCCGCGCCGGCGCGTCGCTCGTCCAGCTCTACACCGGCCTCGTCTACGAGGGGCCGACGATCGCCCGCGACGTCAACCGCGGCCTGCTCGACCTGCTCGCGCGCGACGGCTTCGAGGGCGTCGAGGAGGCGGTCGGTGCGGATCTGGACTGACGGGACACGTTTCTTTCCTGGCGGACTGAAAGCCCACGAGGGCTTTCGAGGCGGTAGAGCTGTCGTCGATCGTTCGGATCGAGGGCACTCGAGGGCGTTCCGCGACGAGAACGCCACAGACACTCGCTCAATCCAGCGCCCGGAGGTCGAACTCGAACGCCGCGACGGGCACC
The Halomarina pelagica DNA segment above includes these coding regions:
- a CDS encoding quinone-dependent dihydroorotate dehydrogenase encodes the protein MRLYDAAKPLLFRLPAETAHGAVHAVLRAGQGTPVAAAVGRRLTVDDERLRTAAFGLDFPNPVGVAAGFDKNAEVPRALANLGFGHVEVGGVTAKGQPGNPRPRLFRLPEDRALINRMGFNNDGADVVGPRLARTDAPVPVGVNVGKSKVTPLPEAAADYRYTYERCADGGDYFVVNVSSPNTPGLRELQNREHLERIVASLVDAGASPLLVKLSPDLTDDAVEEALAVVEDFDLDGVIATNTTTERPASLRGVHRAETGGLSGKPIEERATRAVRFVAERTDVPVVGVGGVSDAAGAYAKIRAGASLVQLYTGLVYEGPTIARDVNRGLLDLLARDGFEGVEEAVGADLD
- a CDS encoding lactate utilization protein, whose product is MSQTKEDYEDVAIDESLDDLPTDDELAEAVENLEARGFDVVVVDSGDEALDAVVDLLPAGVSVMHGHSTTLEEIGFTDYLAAGDHDWEDLHAQVFAVEDEGERAAARRRAQTADYFLGSVNAIARTGELVAADASGSRIGAYPFAAANLVLVSGANKIVPDLDAAFDRLEDVAYPLEDARAQDAYGVGSAIAKQLVYRRELEAGRTTLVLVREALGY
- a CDS encoding non-histone chromosomal MC1 family protein, which encodes MARSDDGKRNFALRDTSGNESSVFSGRTPRQAALKAARRLDPAGSEGEADRVELRLREKGTKKVHHYEGWAWKESAPDDKPDWMPDRITKANVAKKGIEHLEEI